A region of the Acidobacteriota bacterium genome:
CGGCCTGCGGCGCTTCGTCGACGCTGATCCCGAGCAGGGTGAATCGATCCACGGGCAACTCGGCGACCAGCTCGCGCAGCGCCGGCCGCTCGACGGCGCACCGCCGGCACCCGGTCGCCCAGAAGTCGATCAGCAACACCCGGCCGGCGTAGGCCGACAGGCGATCCTCGGACCCGTCCAGCCGCCGGCCGACCATCTCCGACAAGGCGCCCCCGACGGTCGCGTGCCGGATGCCGTGAAGCAGGTCCGCCTCGGCCGCCGCGAGGGTCGGCGGAATGGATGCGAAGGGGCTGCCCGGCTCTTGCGCCGGGGCGAACGACTCCTGCTCCACCCCGGCACTCAGACCGGCCGCCGCCTCCAGCGCGCGCTGCCGCCGCGCTTCGCGGACGCCGGGCTGCGACCAGAAGCCGTTGGCGGACCGCATCAGGCCGACCGCAACGTAGTACCGCGCCAGGGCGCGCACCGCCGGATCGGCAGCGTTCGCCGCCATCCGTTCGAAGAACGCGTCGATCTCCCGCGCCATCGACTGACCGTTCGGCGCGAACGTCCGACCGGCGTCCAACTGCATCATGACGCGCGGCCACTCGTCGAAGCGGGGCGCGTGGGCGGCCAAGGTCCGCGCCCCCACGGCCATGTGCCAGTCCGCGTCCGGTTCGGCGGTCGCGTGCGCCACGAGGAACCCCGCCGCCTCGATCACCCGTTCCTGCGCACCGCCCGCCTCCACGATCGCCGTCGCCGCCGCGATGGCGCGGCGGATTTCCGGACGCTCGGACCACGCATCCTGCCGCCGGCGCCACTTTTGCTCGGCCGGGATGTCCGCGAGGGCGAGCTCCGTTTCGAGAACCGTCCAGGCCCGCCGCCTCTCGAGATACTCCTCCACCACCGCCCAGTCGGGACCGACATCGCCCGGCAGCGGCAGACGCGGCGGCCGGAACGCGAAGTTTCGGCGGCGTGGCGCCGCAATGGCGCCGGCGCCGCCCGTGAGCGGCAGTTGTCGGATGCGGCTCTCCAACCAGTCGCCGGCGGCGACGGGAACCGGATCCGGCGGCGGCGGCGGAACAACAAGGCCCGGCCGCAGGGCGTACAGCGCGATCGCGATCAGCAGCAGCAAGGCCGACCCGGCGCCGACCCAGGCGGCCGGATCGGCGTGCGGTCGCCGGTCGCCACGCGGAATCCGTCGCTGCATGGAGCTCCTAGTAGAAGAGCATCGCGACGACGACGACGAGGATCGCCAGGATGACGAACCACTGCCAGATCTCCTGCTGGTCCTCGGACGGGATGAGCTGGAAGGTGATGGCGCGGTGGGCGTCGATGGCGTTGCGGAGGAAGGGCGCCGCCGACAGGCCGACGTTCTCCAGGACGAACGAGCCGCCCCCGGAGCGCTGGTCGAACATCGCGACCCCTTCCGGGTTGACCCGCGTGCGGATGCCCTCGAGGTCGGCCTCGAGCGTCTCGTCGAAATCGAGACCGCGCACGTAGTCCTGCAGGACGATGTCCACGTCGACGCCCGTCCGGGAGCCGATCACCACCGGGTAGACGTCCAGCCCCCGCCGGCCGAACTCCGAGAGCGCCTGATCGAGGCGGGAGATCTGCTCGTTGTCCGAGGCGAAGTCGCCGTCGGTGAACAGCAGCACGACCCGGTCGGAGCGCTGCGCCGGTTGCCAGTCCTCGTCGCCGCTGTCGAAGCGGTCCTGGTTGTCGAGCGACTGGTACACGTGCTCGAACGCGGCGGCGATGTCGCTGTCCCACGGAAACGCATCGCCCGAGAGCTGCTCCGGCGGCGCGATCTGGCCCAACTGCTCGACGAAGCGCTCGGCGTTCGACGACAGGTGCACCTGCCGGAGCGCGGTGGTGCCGAAGACGAACAGGGCCACCCGATCGCCCGGCGTCAGGATCTCCTCGGTGTACAGGCCGAGCGCCTCGCGCACCGCCAGCTCCAGCCGGGAGGGACCGAGGTCGCGGACCCACATCGAGGCGGACGCGTCGATGATGACGGCTACGTCGACGTCGCCGCGCTTGAAGCTCGACCCGCCGTAGACCCAGAAGGGGCGCGCCGCGGCCAGGCTGAGAATGCTCAGCGCCAGGACGGCCAGGAACCAGAACTTGATGTGTCCGAGGAGCGGGTAGGACGAGCCGTGCGTCCTCGGCGGCCGCAGGCGCAGCCGGAGGAAGAAGATGACGGCGCCGAACAGCAGCAGCAGTCCGGCGATCGGCACGAACGTCAGGTACTCGGGATTCTGAAACTCGACGCTCTCGCGCAACGCGGATTGCAGCTCGTCCATCCCGAACGCCCCCGGCTAGTCCGGCGTCAACCGCGGCGGCGGCGAACCGGCGTTCCTTCGCCCCGCATCTGCTCGAGCTGCGGCGGCTCGGCCTCGCGCAGCGGCTCGAGGGCCCGGCGCACCGCCTCGGGATCGCTCGTCAGGTCGTAGTTCCACTTGAAGTCGAAGCGCCCGGTCGCATCGGCCCGCAACGCCCGCTCGTAGTCGGCGTTCACGTCGTCGAGCACTTCCTCGATGATGGCCGCCTTCTTCAGTTGGCCGTCGGGGTCGTCGTCGGCGATCGCCCGGTAACGCAGCCGCGCGAGCTGGAACTTGGCGCTCGCCAGCAGGTGCGACGCCCGCGGGTCGTCGATCTCGTCGGCCAGATCGCGCACGATCGCCTCGAAATCGCCGGTCAGGTAGTTGTACGACGCCTGCTGCAGGAACGCGTCCCCGAACAGGTAGGCGTCGGAGAACCAGCCGAGGCCCAGGTTCCGGCTGCGCTCGTAGAACCCGGTCACCTCGGCGAGCTGCAGGTCCGCCTGCTCGTAGTCGCCGCGGTCCACCGAATCGCTCAGGGCGTCGAGGTTGGCGTAGAAGCCGCCGAGGCTGCGCGACGGGATCGCCACGAGCGCCAGAAACAGGATCGCCAGGACGAAGCCGATCAGGTATTTGAACGACCGTTCCTTGTCGAGAAGGTCCGTCAGTGCCACGTCTGTATTCCCCCTGTGCAGTGACCGGCGGCCACGCTACGGGCCCGTCCCCCAGAACAGCTCGGCGACGAAGCCGAGCGGAATGCCCACCACCAGCAGCCCCATCGCCAGCAGCAGGAACCGCCCGTAAATCGGCACCTTCAACGCGCGGTGACGCTGCTCCACGCGCACCGCCTCGCGTTCGTCGATCGCCTGGTAGGCCGCGAGCAGGCTGTCTTCGTCGGTCACGTCGAAGTAGTCGCCGCCGTACTCCCGGATCATCTCGATGAGCCGGGGCGTGCTCGGATGCCCGATCATCGCGGTCCGGATGTCGCTCGTGTTGATGTAGATGATGTAGGGCGTGACGTTGCGCTGGCTCAGCGCGGCGAACTCCGCGTCCGGAAACTCGTCGACCGCCGCGTCGGTCACGATGAGCACGGCGCGGTTGACCTGGTCGCCCCCGAGCGCCGCCTCGTCCTGATCGAGCTGCCGGGTGATCGACTGCAGGGGCCGGATGATGTTCGTATCCCCCTCGGCCGGCACGATGCGCACCTTGTCGGGCGGGACGACCATCGCCTTGTCGAGCCGCTGCGTCATCACGTACGGCGCGTCCCACACCTGGAAGTAGTACAACTCGTCGTCCATGACGAAGTCGTCCACCATGTAGGGATAGGTCGAGAAGAGCCACAGCGAAACCCGGTCGTTCTTGCCCTGACGCATGTCGAGGAACCGCAGGTGCGCGTCGCGTGCCACCTCGGCCTTCGACTTGCCGGTGTCGGGGAATTCCCAGGCCATCGAGCCGGAGGTGTCGACCAGATCGACCCGCACGCGCGACTCGATGTAGCCGCTGACCTCCTCGGTCGCGGTCAGGAACGGGTCGGCCGCGGCGAAGAGCATCAGGGCCAGTGCGCCGCCCACGAGCAGCTTCGGCAGCGAGTGGGCCGTCTTGATCCACATGCGCTTCGTGTGCCTGCGCTCGATCACGTGGCCGGAGTGCTGGCGCACGTGCTTCCGCCGGCGGAACATCAGCCGGGCCGCCGAGGCGACCGCCACGACCCCGACGGCGATCGACAGCGCGGTCGCCATCCCGATGTCCCCGTAGCGTACCTGGGCGAACTCCGTCTCCAGCAGCTCGACCAGGCCGGTGTTGAGAAACGCGACGAACTCGGTCCAGGGTTGGAGCATGATTCCCTACCCGTCGAACATGCCCGTGAACGCGCGCCAGAGGCGCACGTGCGGGCGAAGCGCCGCCAGCGCGTCCTCCAGCAGTTGGGCCTCTTCCTTGGGGTTCGCGATGGTCGACGCGTCGCCCTGCTCGAGCCCCGCGTGGTGCTCGGCGAGTCGCGCCGCGAGCGTCGCCAGCGCCGTCTTGCGTCCGCCGTCGTCGAGTCCTTCGATGTGCTGCCGAATGTCCTTCGGCGTGTCGCCGCTGCGCAGGGCCGGCAACTCGGCCTGCAGATACTCCCGCGTGGAGATGACCAGATCCTGCTTGAGCTCGCCGAGGGCGCCGTTGCCCTCGGCCGCCCCGAGCGTCCGCACGTGGCCCTGCAGGGTCCGGCGCGCCTCCCAGATGGACGGCGGGGCGGGAATCTGCGCCTCCAGCCGCTCGATCTCCTCGAGCTCGCGGGCCACCTCGGTGGGAATCACTTCCTTCTTGCGCCACTGCCGCACGAGGAACACCAGCCACACCAGCAGCGGCAGCGGGGCCACGGTCCAGGCCGCCGTGCTGAAGAGCGCGGCGCGACCGCCGAACTCGCCGAGCTCGATCGTGTCCCGGATGTCGAGCACCGGCACGTCGGTCATCGTCGAGACGTAGCGCACCAGCCCCTGCCCGCCGTCGACCTGCTGGATCTCCGCGTCCTCGATGTCCTCGCCGAGGTCGCGGATCAGGTAATAGAAGGCGAAGGACGGGACCAGGTAGACGGCCTTCTCCGGCGCGATGATGCGCAGCCCGTACTCGAAGTCCCAGATGTGCTCGTCCTCGATCCGCCGCTTCACCACGTCGAGCGAAACCGCTTCGAAGGGATGTACCGGCAGGTTCTCCGGCACCATCCGATCCTCGAGGATGATGATCTCGCGCCCCTCCGAGATGAGATCCGGGAAGCGCAGGCGGTAGGTCTGCGAGATGACGTCCCCGGTCTTGACGACGGTCGGCTCGAGCTCCAGGGTCTCGACCATGATCGGCGACTGCGCCGCCGCGGAACCGGCAACCACCAGGGACACGACGAACGTCACGACGGCGAGGCGTCTCACCATGCTTCCTTCCGTTTCGGCTAGCGGGCGGTGCGCGCGATCAGGAACTCCGCCAGGGCGTCGGCGTGGTTCCGGGGCGTCAGCACGACCGAATCGACCCCGCTCTTGTGCTTCAGCATGTACTGGAGCTCCGACATCCGCTCGTCGATCGTGCGCCGGATGGCGCTCGCCTTGCGCGCGGAGATGACGGTCTGCCGGTCGGTCTCCATGTCGTTGATCCGGATGTAGCCGAGACTGCTCCTGACCTGGAATTCCTCGGGATCGTCCAGGATGAGCATCATCATATCGTGCTTCGCGGCCAGCGTGCCCAGCAGCTTGAAATCGAGCGACGCGCGGTCGTTGACGAAATCGACCGCGTCGGAGATCAGGATGAGCGTGTGGCGGTTCTTCAGCCGCGACGCGATGAACCGGAACGGGACCGTGAAGTTCGCGGCGCGCTTCTCCGGGAACTGCCGCTGCAGCTCGATCTTGTCGAAGATCTGCTTGGCGATGTAGAAGACCTGGGGGTTGCCGAGCTTCGGCTTGACGAACGTCTCGATGCGATCCGAAAAGCCCAGCAGGCCCACCGGATCGCGGACGTTGGCCCGGGTGAGTCCGATGTTGCCGATCAGGTCCAGCATCAGCATGGCCTTGCTCGACGCCTGCGAGAGCTGGAACAGGATCGACGACGACAGGTCGACGACGAACACCGTGCGGAGCTCCTTCGGCTCCATCCGCTCGATGCGGAACAGCTTCTCCGGATAGGTCCGCAGGCTGAGCACCCAAGCGATGTCCTTGAGCGGCTGGCCCGGCCGCCACTGATCGACGCCGACGATGTCGTAGCCGGCGCCCTTGAACCCGCTCTTGTGATCGCCGTAGTGGATCGAGGTGGACTTCTTGCGCGTCTTGATTCCGTGCTTGATGTTGCGGAACCGCGCAAAGACCTCCTCTATTTCCACGGGGGGATCTCCATGTCCGCCACGATCTGGCGGAGCAGGTCCTCCTTGTTGACCGAGAACTCCATCCCCTCGCGCAGCACCAGGCGGTGCGCGAGCACCGGCTCGGCCACCGCCTTGATGTGGTCCGGCGTGATCACGGAGTCGCCATTGAAGAACGCGAACGTGCGCGCGACCGCCTCGAGGTGAAAGTGGACGCGGGGCGAGATGCCGACCCGGATGTACTCCTTGACGGTGCGGGCGGCGCGCCCCTGGACCCGGTGCGGCCGCGTGTTGCGGATCAGCCGTACCTTGTACTGCTGGCCGTAGTCCGACATCTTCACCGTGTCGAAGATGTGCTGCGCGATGTCGAGCACCTCGTGGAGGTTGGTCAGCTTGTCGACGTGCTTGCCGACGACGTTGCCGGAAGTGATGTTCAGCTCGTCGTCCTCGCTCTCCGGATCCATCATGTTGATCGAGAGCGTGGTCCGGTCGAGCTGGGCGACGGGATTGGCGAACGTCCCTTCCTCCTCGCCGAAGATGTTCTCGGTGCAGATCACCATGAAGAACCGGGGGCCGTCGATGTCGTTGTAGTCGCACGACAGCGGAAAGAGCGGCAGCATCTTCCCTTCGGCCATGTCGCCGTAGTCGGAGTTCAGCGTCGCCGAGCTCTCCTCCATCCCCTCGAGCACCGCCGCCTTGGTCTTGCCCGACAGCCGGTTGTCCTCGTCGATGAGGACGATGTGGGCCATCAGCTTGCCCGGCTTGAAGTGGATCTTGCGGCTGCCGTCGACCTCTTCGACGATGGTCTCGTAGCCGAGGATGTCCTCCGGCATGTAGGTGGGCAGGCCCTGGATGCGCTCGAACCTGGCGTCGATCGCCATCGCGCAGGCGCTGACCAGGTCGGTCTTGCCGGTGCCGGTCGGCCCGCGGAACATGATGTGGGGCTGGCGCAGCTTCTTCCCCTGGCTCAGCTTGTCGGTGTACGGCAGGAGCGTGAAGAACGCCCACGAGAGGATCCGCGCCGCGTCGTCGAGTCCGTACAGCCACTTGGTGGACTCGCTCTGGAAGCGCTGCACGACCTCGTTGGCGCGATCTCGATCAATCGTCGGTCTGGTCTCGACAGTCATCGCTCGTACGAGCCGCCTTTCACCCGGAGGGAAACGGCGCACCGGCTCGCCCTGCGGCCGGTGCGGCCCGGAAAAGGCGCAAGCATATCAGTGTCGCCGCCGCGGCGCTACCGGACTTGGCATCCGGCCGGCGGAGTGCCAACATGGATCGTTTGCCCGACGCCCGCCGGAGTCGGGCACGGGACGGCGGAACCCGGAGGAACGGAACGATGCCACTGCTGACGGCCGAGGACTACAAGAACAGCCTGCGCGACGGACGGACGGTCTACTACCGGGGCCGGCGCGTGGAAGACGTCACGACGCACCCCGTCATCGGCCGCGCCGTCGACCACGCCGCCATCGACTACCGCATGGCCCACGACGCCTCCGATCGTCCCCTCGCCGTGGTCGACGGACCCAACGGCCCCTGCTCGCGCTACTACGCGATCCCCCGCACGCCGGAGGATCTGCTGCAGCGGAGCGCGCTCATCGAGCGCTCCACCGCCCTCGGCGGCACGCTGGTAGTCCTGATCAAGGAGATCGGCACCGACGCGCTGCTCGCCCTGCGCCTGATCGCCGGGCACCTCGACCGCACGAAGAAGACCAGCTACCTGAAGCGCGTCGAGGCGTTCCATGCCCACTGCCGCGACCGCGACCTGGCCGTCGCGGTCGCCCAGACCGACGTGAAGGGCGACCGGAGCAAGGGGCCGACCGGACAGGATCACCCCGACTACTACGTGCGGGTGGTGGCGCAGGACGCCGACGGCGTGACGCTGCGCGGCGCCAAGGTGCACACGTCGGTGTCGACCAACGCCCACGAGATCATCGTGCTGCCGACCCGCAACCTGTCCTCCGGCGAGGAGGCCTACGCGGTCGCGTGCGCCGTGCCCGCCAACGCGCCGGGCCTGACGATGCTCGCCAGCGGCTACGGCCGGTCCGGGCACGCCTTCGAGCACCCGATCAGCGCGAAGCACAAGATGATGGAGACGCTGACCGTTTTCGACGACGTGAAGGTGCCCTGGGACCGGGTGTTCCTGAACGGCGAGGTGGACATGGCGGGGCCTCTCGCCAAGACCTTCGTCGAGTTCCACCGCTTCACGGCGGTGAGCTACAAGCTGCCGCTCGTCGATCTGTTCGTCGGCGCCTCGCACCTGATGGCGGAGTACAACGGCATCCTGCGCGCGGGACACGTCCGGGACAAGCTGGCGAAGCTCATCAGCTACGCGCAGATCTGCCGCGGCATGACCCGCGAGGCGGCGCGCGAGGCGAGCGTCGTGGACGGGGTGGCCGTGCCCAACGCCGAGCTCATCAACATCGCCAAGCTGCATTTCGCGACCAACTACCACCAGGCGCTGGCGTGGGTGCAGGACATTGCGGGGGGCCTGCTGGCGACCGGACCGAGCGCGGAGGACCTGGATGATCCGAAGCTCGGCGCGCTGATCGACAAGTACCTGGGCGCGGCGGCGGCCCCCCCCCCCCCCCCCCCGGGGCGGGAATAAAAAAAAATAGGGGAAAACCCCCCCCCCCAAGGCGGGGGCCCCCCGGGGGGGGGGGGGGGCCGGCGGGCCCCCGGACCGCGGGCTGATGACCTGGATGACCCCGCGCGCGGCGCGCGCCCCCGCCCGCCCGGCGGCGCGCCCGGCGCGCGGCCCCGCGACCGCCTGCGGCTGATGAACCTGATAGCGGAGATCACCGCCACCGACTTCGGCGGCTACCAGGCGGTGCTGGCGGTGCACGCCGAGGGGAGCATCGAGGCCGAGAAGATGACCATCTGGCGCCAGCACGACGTCAAGCCGAGCGTGCGCTACGCGAAGCGGTTGGCGGGGATCGACGCCTGATCAGGTCCGCATGACGCGGAACGCGAGCGGAGGGGCCGGCTTCTCCGCCTCGGCGAGCGCCTCGGCGATCAGGTGGTGCTGCGGCGACAGGTGGCAGACGGGATCGGTGGCGGTGGCGTCGCCGGTCATCAGGTAGGCCTGGCAGCGGCAGCCGCCGAAGTCGATTTCGCGGCGGTCGCAACTCCGGCACGGCTCGGGCAACCAGTCGGTCCCGCGGAACCGCTGGAAGACGTCCGAGGTGAACCAGATGTCCTCGAGCGACGAGTCCCGCACGTTCGGGAACTCCAGGCCCGGGATCTCGCGCGCGGTCTGACACGGCAGGGCCGCGCCATCCGGCGCCACCGCCATGAAGACCATGCCCCAGCCGTGCAGGCACGCCTTCGGAAACTCCTCGAAGTAGTCGGGCAGCACGTGCACGACGTCCAGCCTGCCGGTGCTCGCGGCCAGCTTCTCGTCCACGACACGCTGGGCGCGCTCGACCTGCGCCCGCGTGGGCATCAGCGCCGCGCGGTTGCGGAACGCCCAGCCGGTGTACTGCGTGTTGGCCAGTTCCAGCCGATCGACGCCCCATGCGAAGGCCGTGTCGATGACCTCGCCGATCCGATCCAGATTGTGCCGATGCAGCACGACGTTGAGGGTCACGGGGAATCCGATCCGCTTGGCGGTCAGCACCGCCTCGCGCTTGCGGTCGAAGGACGGCGCGGCGGCCAGCCGGTCGTTCGCCTCCGGATCGGTATCGAGCAGGCTCACCTGCAGGTGGTCGAGCCCCGCCTCGCGCAGGCGCTCGATCATCTTCTCGTCGGCTACCGTGGCCCCGGTGCTCAGGTTCGAGTACAGCTCGCAGTCGCGCGCCGCGCGGCACAGGTCGAGAATGTCGCGGCGGACCAGCGGCTCGCCGCCGGAGAGATGAAGCTGCGCGACGCCCAGCTCCGCCGCCTGCTCGAACACCCGCACCCAGGTGGCGGTGTCCAGCTCGCTCTTGTAGCGCGCGAGCTCCAGCGGATTGCTGCAGTACGGGCACTGCAACGGGCAGCGGTAGGTGATCTCGGCCAGCAGCGCGCGCGGCCGGGGCAGCTCAGTCGGCGCCGGCGTCATGGATCAGTCCTCTCTCTGCGAGCGCGCCGAGAAACTCCCGCACGTCGTCCTCGGGCTCGGCCCCGGGAAACGCTTCCTTCAGCGCCGCCACGACTTCCTCCAGCGACCTTCCGTCGCACAGCTTGACGATGGCGGTGCTGGGTTCGTTGAGCAGCATCATCCCTTCGGGGAAGACGAGCTGGTGCTCCTTGCGCACCTTGTCCCAGCGGTAGCGGGCGTGGGGCGCCAGCAGCGGACGGCGGATGCCGCCCTCCTTCGTCATCCCGCCGCCCCGTCGGTCGGCGTCACGCACTGATGATAGATGGCGTCGAGCTGCGCCCACAGCAGATCGCACTTGAAGCGCAGCGCCGCCGCGGCCCGTTCCTGCTCCGGGCGCGTGACGCAGTGGTCCAGGACGATGCCCAGGCCATGGTCGGTGTCGCGCGGCGCCTGCGTGAGACGCGAACGGAAGTACGCCAGCGCCTCGGGGTCGATCCAGGTGTAGTGCTTCTCGAACGCAGCCAGCCGGGTCGCCATCAGGTTCGGGGAGAACAGCTCCGTGAGCGACGAGGCGACCCCCTCGACCCACGGGCGCGTCTCGACGAACTTGACGTAGGCGTCGACGGCGTAGCGCACGCCGGGCAGCAGGCGGCGATCGTCCTCGAGCTCCTCGGGCGCGACGCCGGTGGCGGCGGCCAGCCTGAGCCACTTGTCGATGCCCCCGGGGCCGCTCTCCGTGCCGTCGTGATCGTGGATCCGCTGGATCCACTTCTGCCGGATGCCGCGATCGGGGCACCGCGACAGCAGGACGGCGTCCTTGATCGGAATGTTCTTCTGGTAGTAGAAGCGGTTGGCGACCCAGAGCTGAAGCTGCTCCCGGCTCAGCCGGCCGTCGTTCATCAGCCGGTGGAACGGGTGCTTGTCATGGTAGCGGGCCTGCCCGATCGCCCGGAGCTTCTCGGTGAACTCATCCCGTGACCACGGTTTCATTGGCGCTCCCTACCGATCCGCGGCGGCCCCTGACGCCGCCCGCGGCCGCTCCCTGACTCCTCAGAGATCGAAGACGTCCCCGTCCGCGCCGACCCGGACCCCGGCCGCGTCGACGCGGCGGCGCTGGGGGCTCGAGTCGTTCAGCATCGGGTTGGTGTTGTTGATGTGCACGTAGACGCGGTGGCGAACCGGCAGACCGCCGATCCAGTCGAGGCTGCCGCCGTCGCCGTCGACCGGAAGATGCCCCATCTCGCGCGCGGTGATGTCGGTGATGCCGGTCGTGCGCGGCTCGTCGTCCGACCAGAAGGTGCCGTCCATCAGGAGGGCGTCCGCGCCTTCCACCGCCGTGCGCAAGGCGTCGTTGACGACCGGCAGACCGGGCGCGTAGACGAGCCGCGCCCCGCGCGCGACATCGGTGATCTCGAGTCCGATCACGGATCCGACGGCGTCGGCGGCCTCCGTGCCGACGACGAAACGCGGCACGTCGCGTCCCACCTCGAACGCCCGCAGCCGGAGTCCGCTCGGGACGCCGTCCGCGCCCGCCGGCAGCTCGGTCGGCTCATCGAGGGGCAGGTCGATCCAGGGTCGCGGGGCGAAGTGCGACAGCACCGGCGCCACCGGAAAATGTTCGGTGAGCCACTCGCGGACGAGCGGCGTCGATACGACAGGGAACGAGCAGCCCTCGCGAATGAGCAGGAGCCCCGACATGTGGTCGAGCTCGGCGTCCGTCAGCACGCAGCCCGCAATGGCCGTCGCGCGCCCGCCGCCGCCGGCCGGCGTCAACTCGGGCGTCGCCTGGATCTGCTGTCGGATGTCCGGAGAAACGTTGAGGAGGAACCACCGAACGCCGTCGACGGTAATCGCGAGGGAAGATTGGGTGCGTGCGGAGATCTCGGGAGACCCCGCACGCACTCCAGAACAATTCGGGCACCGGCAATTCCATTGCGGCAGTCCGCCGCCGGCCGCCGAGCCCAGGATCCGAACGCGCACAGCGAACGACCCTGTCGATCCCGCCTAGCGGCTGTTGACGTAGAAGGTGACTTCCATCGACAGCGAGATCGCCTTGAACTCAGGCTTCGTCCAGGTCATCTTGGCTACTCCTTGGTAGTTCCGAAGAAAACGCCGTGAACTTCGAAAGGCGGAGCATACCATTCTCGTCGAGAGTGCGCAAGGGGCGGCGTGGGTTTTTCGATCTCGGGGTCGAGCAGCGGGCGCCAGGCTGCCGCCGCACCCGAACGCGGGCGCTTGCGTCAAACGCGCAGCGTCCGCCAGCGCCCGCTGCGGAAGAGCCGCTGCATCAGCAGCACCTGCACGGCCGGCGCCGCCACCCACGCGAGCAGCGCGCCCTCCGGCTCCCAGCCGAGCCCGACCAGCAGGGTCAGCGTGAGCGCCAGCAGGACGCCCCACTGCGTCACGACGGTGTAGCGGAAGATCGGCTTCGTGTCGCCCGCCCCGGTCAACGCTCCCTGCGTGCCGATGCTGAGCGAGCTGAAGAACTGCGCCACCGCGAACCAGCGCAGCACCGTGGCGCCGAGCGCCGCGACTTCCGGGTCGACGATGAACAGCGCGGCAATCGGCTCGGCGAGCACGAACGTCGCCGCCACCACGCCTGCCATGATCAGGCCGAGCAGCAGCACGGCACGCTGGCCGATGGACTGCGCGAGGTCGAACCGCCGCGCACCGACCGCCTGGCCGACCAGTGTCGCGGCGGCCACCTGAAAGGCCAACGCGGGAAGCACGCTGACCAGGCGCACCTGCAGGCCGACACCCACGGCGGCGTGCAGCGACGCGCCGAGCGGCACGACGCCGAGCAGGCCCAGATAGACGAGCCGCGCGCCGTTGCGGGCGATGGCGGCGAGGGCCGGCGACGTTCCGATGCGCAGGATGCGCCGCACCAGACCCCAGTCGACGCCTCCCCAGGGCCGCACCCGCAGGCGCGCGTGCCGGGTGCCGCGCACCAGCAGCACCAGGTAGGCCGCCGCCCCGAGGCCGCGCGCCGCCACCGTGCCGATCGCCGCCCCCGCCACGCCGTAGGCGGGCACCGCGCCGGCGCCGAAGACGAAGACGTAGTTGAGTCCGATGTTCAGCCCGCTGACCACCGCGGCGAGCTTCAGCGGCGTCAACGTGTCGCCGGTCCCCCGGAAGACCGCCGC
Encoded here:
- a CDS encoding MATE family efflux transporter — protein: MSESADRGSYRRIWALAWPTLVYSVLELSLGTADFLMVRGLGSEATAAIGLNRQVTFLLESAALAVATGVITLVSQGVGAGNRAQVDGAVRQSFRLVVLLGVPTTLVGYLASRPLLVALQASAETLAHGVPYLHIYFLGTLFLWTSVVAAAVFRGTGDTLTPLKLAAVVSGLNIGLNYVFVFGAGAVPAYGVAGAAIGTVAARGLGAAAYLVLLVRGTRHARLRVRPWGGVDWGLVRRILRIGTSPALAAIARNGARLVYLGLLGVVPLGASLHAAVGVGLQVRLVSVLPALAFQVAAATLVGQAVGARRFDLAQSIGQRAVLLLGLIMAGVVAATFVLAEPIAALFIVDPEVAALGATVLRWFAVAQFFSSLSIGTQGALTGAGDTKPIFRYTVVTQWGVLLALTLTLLVGLGWEPEGALLAWVAAPAVQVLLMQRLFRSGRWRTLRV
- the pqqD gene encoding pyrroloquinoline quinone biosynthesis peptide chaperone PqqD, coding for MTKEGGIRRPLLAPHARYRWDKVRKEHQLVFPEGMMLLNEPSTAIVKLCDGRSLEEVVAALKEAFPGAEPEDDVREFLGALAERGLIHDAGAD
- the pqqA gene encoding pyrroloquinoline quinone precursor peptide PqqA encodes the protein MTQAPAFGCGGSLAPAARPRDRKTHAAPCALSTRMVCSAFRSSRRFLRNYQGVAKMTWTKPEFKAISLSMEVTFYVNSR
- the pqqB gene encoding pyrroloquinoline quinone biosynthesis protein PqqB; protein product: MRVRILGSAAGGGLPQWNCRCPNCSGVRAGSPEISARTQSSLAITVDGVRWFLLNVSPDIRQQIQATPELTPAGGGGRATAIAGCVLTDAELDHMSGLLLIREGCSFPVVSTPLVREWLTEHFPVAPVLSHFAPRPWIDLPLDEPTELPAGADGVPSGLRLRAFEVGRDVPRFVVGTEAADAVGSVIGLEITDVARGARLVYAPGLPVVNDALRTAVEGADALLMDGTFWSDDEPRTTGITDITAREMGHLPVDGDGGSLDWIGGLPVRHRVYVHINNTNPMLNDSSPQRRRVDAAGVRVGADGDVFDL
- the pqqC gene encoding pyrroloquinoline-quinone synthase PqqC, with the translated sequence MKPWSRDEFTEKLRAIGQARYHDKHPFHRLMNDGRLSREQLQLWVANRFYYQKNIPIKDAVLLSRCPDRGIRQKWIQRIHDHDGTESGPGGIDKWLRLAAATGVAPEELEDDRRLLPGVRYAVDAYVKFVETRPWVEGVASSLTELFSPNLMATRLAAFEKHYTWIDPEALAYFRSRLTQAPRDTDHGLGIVLDHCVTRPEQERAAAALRFKCDLLWAQLDAIYHQCVTPTDGAAG